One genomic segment of Mytilus trossulus isolate FHL-02 chromosome 4, PNRI_Mtr1.1.1.hap1, whole genome shotgun sequence includes these proteins:
- the LOC134715407 gene encoding uncharacterized protein LOC134715407 produces the protein MPANEYEQVRLKNLEDNRRILAEIGLINPYKSLPKVSFKKGIRGNKRKAEDSTSSRPVKKHVELDPENSGSLRGSRRRSARVKGKEVQTETELKEEVDQWINENDAPAKVAPNRPNFYGAVPGVEVGTVWATRMECCRDGIHRPTVAGIHAGQDGSFSIALSGGYEDNIDLGDCFTYTGEGGRDLKGTANKPKNLRTAPQSKDQTLTRGNLALSRNVETGNPVRVIRGYKLQQFSQFAPEDGYRYDGLYTVEKYWSTTGQSGFLVWKFALRRCTDQPPPPWTFEGDGQSLTEEIKSDSGFDSDETASQISSSQSSSQSDATTTQDEIQKKKKSEKPEAPDKEETENKIAEETLECKSDQTEKLNEIEAA, from the exons ATGCCTGCAAACGAATATGAACAAGTCCGATTGAAGAATCTAGAAGATAACAGAAGAATTTTGGCTGAGATTGGATTAATCAATcca TACAAATCCTTGCCTAAAGTCAGCTTCAAGAAGGGTATTCGTGGTAACAAGAGAAAAGCAGAAGACAGCACTTCTAGTCGACCAGTAAAGAAGCATGTTGAATTAGATCCAGAAAATTCTGGATCTTTGAGGGGAAGTCGTAGACGTTCAGCTCGTGTTAAGGGAAAG GAAGTGCAAACAGAAACAGAATTAAAGGAAGAAGTTGACCAATGGATTAATGAGAATGATGCACCGGCCAAAGTTGCACCAAATAGACCAAATTTTTACGGAGCAGTTCCAG GTGTGGAAGTAGGAACAGTATGGGCCACAAGAATGGAATGTTGTCGTGATGGCATACACAG GCCTACAGTAGCAGGAATCCATGCTGGACAAGATGGATCATTTTCTATTGCTCTCTCTGGTGGATATGAAGACAATATTGACTTGGGAGATTGTTTTACTTACACAGGAGAAG GAGGCAGAGATTTGAAAGGGACAGCCAACAAACCAAAG aaTCTGAGAACAGCACCACAGTCTAAAGATCAGACGCTGACTCGTGGTAATCTTGCATTGAGTCGTAACGTTGAAACTGGAAACCCAGTCAGAGTGATTAGGGGATATAAATTACAACAGTTCAGTCAATTTGCTCCAGAGGATGGATACAGATATGatg gttTATACACTGTAGAGAAATATTGGTCAACAACTGGTCAGTCTGGGTTTTTGGTGTGGAAGTTTGCCTTAAGAAGATGTACCGATCAACCACCACCACCATGGACCTTTGAG GGTGATGGACAAAGCTTAACAGAGGAAATAAAGAGCGACTCTGGTTTTGATTCTGATGAAACCGCAAGTCAGATCAGTAGTTCACAATCTTCTTCACAGAGTGATGCAACTACAACACAAgatgaaattcaaaaaaagaaaaagagcgAAAAACCAGAAGCCCCTGACAAAgaagaaacagaaaataaaattgctGAGGAGACTCTGGAATGTAAATCAGACCAGACAGAAAAATTGAATGAAATAGAAGCAGCCTAA